From a region of the Hypanus sabinus isolate sHypSab1 chromosome 2, sHypSab1.hap1, whole genome shotgun sequence genome:
- the LOC132405699 gene encoding general transcription factor II-I repeat domain-containing protein 2-like, whose product MVDMTAHLNTLNTALQGKGRTALHMLEDVLAFERKLTVLARDLQKGTLSHFPNLREFKQGHDMIISEYLHSAIIAMQTSFGKRFCEFREEKNTLSFPVTPLSIDPSLLNTTALAGVSQPDLEMELADIADKDIWVSKFRRLTADLEDVARQKAVLAQKHKWSDIENLTDDSLRSCVKMKVTSYSPDVQTLCAEVQEQKSH is encoded by the coding sequence atggtagacatgacagcgcacctgaacacgctgaacacagctcttcaggggaaaggacgtacagccctgcacatgttggaggatgttttggcattcgagcgcaagttgacagtgcttgccagagatttacagaaaggcactttgtctcacttccccaatttgagagagttcaaacaaggtcacgacatgataatttcggagtatttacattctgcaatcatcgcaatgcaaacatcgtttgggaaacgcttctgtgagttcagagaggaaaaaaacacattatccttcccggtcactcccttaagcatcgatccttccctactgaatacgactgcattggcaggtgtgagtcaacctgatcttgagatggaactggccgacatagccgacaaagacatatgggtgtccaagtttagacgcttgacagcagaccttgaagatgttgcccgtcagaaggccgttcttgctcagaaacacaaatggagtgatattgaaaacctcacagatgacagcttgcgatcctgtgtaaagatgaaggtgacatcatacagccctgatgtgcagacgctgtgcgctgaggtccaggagcagaaatcccattaa